A part of Vicia villosa cultivar HV-30 ecotype Madison, WI unplaced genomic scaffold, Vvil1.0 ctg.000643F_1_1, whole genome shotgun sequence genomic DNA contains:
- the LOC131630074 gene encoding disease resistance protein RPV1-like isoform X1 encodes MDKIKMKVTEPSSSSSSKLPFPTTEQVIKIHDVFLSFRGEDTRACFTSHLCTALQNAGIKVFIDDNDLQKGDHISPSLHLAIQQSQISIVVFSINYPDSRWCLDELENIMECHRSDRQVVVPVFYHLDPSEVRNQRGEFGEAFQRLLNKMKKDVNFDLLCERELGWRATLHLAANIAGFVILNSRNESEDIKTIVDKISYLLDKTDLFITHNPVGIESRVQDVIQLLPIQSNDVLLLGMWGMGGIGKTTIAKAVYNKIGRNFKGRSFLANIRQNGRKIDGLVGLQKQLLFDIYKESPIKTQYIQSGIAILQNKPNKKKVLIVLDDVSTLEEMNTFCGSRKWFGQGSIIIITTRDMHLLNGRVDQIYNMTIMNESESIELFSWNAFKKASPTDDFNRISRNVVEYCEGLPLALEVLGSFLYHKTESEWELVLEKLKRIPNNQVQKKLRISYDGLNDDDEQEIFLDIACFFIGMDQNDVILVLKDCGLSAEIGISVLVERSLVIVDDKNILGMHGLVRDMGREIVREESPKRPEERSRLWFPKDVIDVLSRENGKYGVLGLALKLPRARGRCFSTTAFEKMERLRFLQLDEVTLIGDFEYVSKDLRWLSWNGLSQIPSNFHKENLVSIELENNKVKLLWKKTLRMEKLKILNLSHSHFLTRSPDFSNMPNLEKLVLKDCPLLSEISPSVGHLNKILLINLEDCVSLRSLPKSIYKSKSLKTLLLSGCLKIDKLEEDKIEFSTTLLTYYTAIKRVLFSVVSSKSIGYISRCCYEGFSLDAFPSIIWPWMLRYALICI; translated from the exons ATggataaaattaaaatgaaggtTACAGAGCCttcctcatcatcctcatcaAAGTTGCCATTTCCAACTACTGAACAAG TAATAAAGATCCATGATGTGTTCTTGAGTTTCAGAGGAGAAGATACGCGTGCTTGCTTCACTTCACATCTCTGTACCGCTCTTCAAAATGCCGGAATTAAGGTTTTTATTGACGATAATGACCTTCAAAAAGGAGATCATATTTCACCATCATTACACCTAGCAATCCAGCAGTCTCAGATTTCTATAGTTGTTTTCTCTATAAATTATCCCGATTCACGATGGTGTCTCGATGAATTGGAAAACATAATGGAGTGTCACAGAAGCGACAGACAAGTGGTTGTGCCAGTGTTCTACCATTTAGATCCCTCTGAAGTGCGTAATCAGAGAGGCGAGTTTGGAGAAGCTTTTCAACGTCTTTTGAACAAAATGAAAAAGGATGTAAATTTCGATTTACTGTGTGAAAGGGAATTGGGGTGGAGAGCGACGCTTCATCTGGCGGCTAACATTGCAGGGTTCGTAATACTAAACTCCAG GAATGAAAGTGAGGATATCAAAACTATTGTCGACAAAATTTCATATTTGTTGGACAAGACAGATTTGTTTATTACGCATAATCCCGTGGGAATTGAATCTCGAGTGCAAGATGTGATTCAACTTCTACCCATCCAATCAAATGATGTTCTACTACTAGGGATGTGGGGCATGGGGGGAATTGGAAAAACAACCATTGCAAAAGCCGTTTACAATAAGATTGGCCGCAATTTTAAAGGTAGGAGCTTCCTTGCTAATATTAGGCAAAATGGGAGGAAAATTGATGGACTAGTGGGTTTACAAAAGCAACTTCTATTTGATATCTACAAAGAATCGCCAATCAAGACACAATACATTCAGTCGGGAATAGCCATATTACAAAATAAACCCAATAAAAAGAAAGTACTTATTGTACTTGATGATGTGAGTACGTTAGAGGAAATGAATACTTTTTGTGGAAGTCGTAAATGGTTTGGTCAAGGGAGTATAATAATCATCACAACCAGAGATATGCATTTACTTAATGGGAGAGTTGACCAAATATACAACATGACAATAATGAATGAAAGTGAATCAATTGAGCTTTTTAGTTGGAATGCGTTTAAGAAAGCGAGTCCTACAGATGATTTTAATAGAATTTCCAGAAATGTAGTTGAATATTGCGAGGGATTGCCGCTAGCTCTTGAAGTTCTTGGGTCTTTTTTGTATCATAAGACGGAATCTGAGTGGGAACTTGTATTGGAGAAACTCAAAAGAATTCCTAATAACCAAGTACAGAAGAAGTTAAGAATAAGTTATGATGGTTTAAATGATGACGATGAGCAAGAAATATTTCTTGACATAGCTTGTTTCTTTATTGGGATGGATCAAAACGATGTTATACTTGTATTGAAAGACTGTGGACTTTCTGCTGAAATTGGAATAAGTGTCCTTGTTGAGCGAAGccttgtgattgttgatgataagAACATTCTTGGAATGCATGGTTTGGTGCGAGATATGGGAAGAGAAATTGTTCGTGAGGAATCACCAAAGAGGCCCGAGGAACGTAGCAGGTTGTGGTTTCCTAAGGATGTGATTGATGTACTATCCAGAGAAAAT GGAAAATATGGTGTTTTGGGACTGGCTTTGAAGCTTCCTAGAGCTAGAGGAAGATGTTTTAGCACTACAGCTTTTGAGAAGATGGAGAGACTCAGATTCCTTCAACTTGATGAGGTAACACTTATTGGAGATTTTGAATATGTTTCTAAAGATCTTAGATGGCTGTCATGGAATGGATTAAGTCAAATACCTTCAAACTTCCATAAAGAAAATTTAGTTTCCATCGAACTTGAGAACAACAAAGTCAAACTTCTATGGAAGAAGACCCTG AGGATGGAGAAGCTAAAAATTCTCAACCTTAGTCATTCTCACTTTCTCACACGAAGCCCTGACTTTTCAAACATGCCTAATCTTGAAAAGCTAGTACTCAAAGATTGTCCATTGTTGTCTGAGATTTCTCCTAGCGTTGGACATCTCAATAAAATTCTTCTGATAAATTTGGAAGACTGTGTTAGCCTACGTAGCCTCCCAAAAAGCATCTACAAGTCGAAATCTCTGAAAACTCTCCTTCTTTCGGGTTGTTTAAAGATTGACAAGTTGGAAGAAGATAAAATAGAATTTTCAACCACTCTCCTTACATATTACACTGCAATAAAAAGAGTACTCTTTTCAGTAGTAAGTTCAAAAAGCATTGGATATATTTCTAGGTGTTGCTATGAGGGATTTTCACTTGATGCGTTTCCATCTATCATTTGGCCTTGGATGTTGAGATATGCACTGATTTGTATATAA
- the LOC131630074 gene encoding disease resistance protein RPV1-like isoform X2: protein MECHRSDRQVVVPVFYHLDPSEVRNQRGEFGEAFQRLLNKMKKDVNFDLLCERELGWRATLHLAANIAGFVILNSRNESEDIKTIVDKISYLLDKTDLFITHNPVGIESRVQDVIQLLPIQSNDVLLLGMWGMGGIGKTTIAKAVYNKIGRNFKGRSFLANIRQNGRKIDGLVGLQKQLLFDIYKESPIKTQYIQSGIAILQNKPNKKKVLIVLDDVSTLEEMNTFCGSRKWFGQGSIIIITTRDMHLLNGRVDQIYNMTIMNESESIELFSWNAFKKASPTDDFNRISRNVVEYCEGLPLALEVLGSFLYHKTESEWELVLEKLKRIPNNQVQKKLRISYDGLNDDDEQEIFLDIACFFIGMDQNDVILVLKDCGLSAEIGISVLVERSLVIVDDKNILGMHGLVRDMGREIVREESPKRPEERSRLWFPKDVIDVLSRENGKYGVLGLALKLPRARGRCFSTTAFEKMERLRFLQLDEVTLIGDFEYVSKDLRWLSWNGLSQIPSNFHKENLVSIELENNKVKLLWKKTLRMEKLKILNLSHSHFLTRSPDFSNMPNLEKLVLKDCPLLSEISPSVGHLNKILLINLEDCVSLRSLPKSIYKSKSLKTLLLSGCLKIDKLEEDKIEFSTTLLTYYTAIKRVLFSVVSSKSIGYISRCCYEGFSLDAFPSIIWPWMLRYALICI, encoded by the exons ATGGAGTGTCACAGAAGCGACAGACAAGTGGTTGTGCCAGTGTTCTACCATTTAGATCCCTCTGAAGTGCGTAATCAGAGAGGCGAGTTTGGAGAAGCTTTTCAACGTCTTTTGAACAAAATGAAAAAGGATGTAAATTTCGATTTACTGTGTGAAAGGGAATTGGGGTGGAGAGCGACGCTTCATCTGGCGGCTAACATTGCAGGGTTCGTAATACTAAACTCCAG GAATGAAAGTGAGGATATCAAAACTATTGTCGACAAAATTTCATATTTGTTGGACAAGACAGATTTGTTTATTACGCATAATCCCGTGGGAATTGAATCTCGAGTGCAAGATGTGATTCAACTTCTACCCATCCAATCAAATGATGTTCTACTACTAGGGATGTGGGGCATGGGGGGAATTGGAAAAACAACCATTGCAAAAGCCGTTTACAATAAGATTGGCCGCAATTTTAAAGGTAGGAGCTTCCTTGCTAATATTAGGCAAAATGGGAGGAAAATTGATGGACTAGTGGGTTTACAAAAGCAACTTCTATTTGATATCTACAAAGAATCGCCAATCAAGACACAATACATTCAGTCGGGAATAGCCATATTACAAAATAAACCCAATAAAAAGAAAGTACTTATTGTACTTGATGATGTGAGTACGTTAGAGGAAATGAATACTTTTTGTGGAAGTCGTAAATGGTTTGGTCAAGGGAGTATAATAATCATCACAACCAGAGATATGCATTTACTTAATGGGAGAGTTGACCAAATATACAACATGACAATAATGAATGAAAGTGAATCAATTGAGCTTTTTAGTTGGAATGCGTTTAAGAAAGCGAGTCCTACAGATGATTTTAATAGAATTTCCAGAAATGTAGTTGAATATTGCGAGGGATTGCCGCTAGCTCTTGAAGTTCTTGGGTCTTTTTTGTATCATAAGACGGAATCTGAGTGGGAACTTGTATTGGAGAAACTCAAAAGAATTCCTAATAACCAAGTACAGAAGAAGTTAAGAATAAGTTATGATGGTTTAAATGATGACGATGAGCAAGAAATATTTCTTGACATAGCTTGTTTCTTTATTGGGATGGATCAAAACGATGTTATACTTGTATTGAAAGACTGTGGACTTTCTGCTGAAATTGGAATAAGTGTCCTTGTTGAGCGAAGccttgtgattgttgatgataagAACATTCTTGGAATGCATGGTTTGGTGCGAGATATGGGAAGAGAAATTGTTCGTGAGGAATCACCAAAGAGGCCCGAGGAACGTAGCAGGTTGTGGTTTCCTAAGGATGTGATTGATGTACTATCCAGAGAAAAT GGAAAATATGGTGTTTTGGGACTGGCTTTGAAGCTTCCTAGAGCTAGAGGAAGATGTTTTAGCACTACAGCTTTTGAGAAGATGGAGAGACTCAGATTCCTTCAACTTGATGAGGTAACACTTATTGGAGATTTTGAATATGTTTCTAAAGATCTTAGATGGCTGTCATGGAATGGATTAAGTCAAATACCTTCAAACTTCCATAAAGAAAATTTAGTTTCCATCGAACTTGAGAACAACAAAGTCAAACTTCTATGGAAGAAGACCCTG AGGATGGAGAAGCTAAAAATTCTCAACCTTAGTCATTCTCACTTTCTCACACGAAGCCCTGACTTTTCAAACATGCCTAATCTTGAAAAGCTAGTACTCAAAGATTGTCCATTGTTGTCTGAGATTTCTCCTAGCGTTGGACATCTCAATAAAATTCTTCTGATAAATTTGGAAGACTGTGTTAGCCTACGTAGCCTCCCAAAAAGCATCTACAAGTCGAAATCTCTGAAAACTCTCCTTCTTTCGGGTTGTTTAAAGATTGACAAGTTGGAAGAAGATAAAATAGAATTTTCAACCACTCTCCTTACATATTACACTGCAATAAAAAGAGTACTCTTTTCAGTAGTAAGTTCAAAAAGCATTGGATATATTTCTAGGTGTTGCTATGAGGGATTTTCACTTGATGCGTTTCCATCTATCATTTGGCCTTGGATGTTGAGATATGCACTGATTTGTATATAA